CCGGGGGCGGGGCTCACGGGGTCCTCCCGGCGGTCGTCGAGGCGGTGGGTGCGGCGCCCGAGCGGGTCCGCGCCGACGCCGCGGCGCCGGCCGAGGGGCCGGCCGGGGCGCTGGCGGCCGGGCCGGTCGGGGTGGCCGTGGCGGTCGGGGTGCCTGCCGAGGGGTCGGTGGCGCTCCCGTCCGTGTCGAGGGCGCCCTGCTCGGCGGCCGCGGCCGAGGACGAGGGGGTCGACGTGGCGGTCGAGGAGCCGTCCGTCGACGACGGGTCCGCGGACGGGTCCGAGGGGGTGGGCGTGGGGGCGGCCGTGGGGCTGCCGACCACCGCCTGCGGCTGCGGCGCCTGCAGCACCAGCCACGCGCGGCGCGGCGCCTTCACCAGGCCCAGCTGCCGGGCGCGCTGGTCGACCGCGCCGGGCGAGCTGACCTGCTGCAGGTGCTCGGTGAGGGCCTGCTCCTGCTCGGCCAGCTGGGTCTGCTGGGCCTGCAGCCGCTGCTCGGCGTAGCTGCCGCCGGAGAGCGCGATGTTGGTCCACAGGGCCACCAGCAGCGAGGCCACCAGCACGGCGCCGCAGAGCACCACGGTGCGCGCCCTCCCGCGCCCGGCCCTCGGGGCCAGCGGCGCGGCGGCCCGGGTGGCCGCCCGGGTGCCGGTGCGGGCCGCGGGCCGCGCCGCCCGCGCCACGGGCCGGCGCACGCCCCTCGGCGGCCGGGGTGCGTGCGGCACCCGCCCGCCCTCGCGCTGGGCGGCGGTGGTCGTCGTCGTCGTCGTCGTCCCGGTGGAGGGGGTCATGCGCGGCCCCCCGGGGCCGGCACCCGGCCGGGGCGGACGCGCTCGGCGGCGCGCAGGCGGACCGGGGCGGAGCGCGGGTTGGCGGCCAGCTCGGCCTCGTCGGCGCGCTCGGCGCCGCGGGTGAGCAGCTGGAAGCGGGGGGCGTGCTCCGGGGGCTCGAACGGCAGGCCCGGCGGCGCGGTGCTCGTGGTGGCCACGGCGAGGGTCTGCTTGACGATCCGGTCCTCGAGGGACTGGTAGCTCATCACCACCAGGCGCCCGCCCACGGCGAGGGCGTCCAGGGCCGCGGGCACGGCGCCGCGCAGCGCGTCGAGCTCCCGGTTCACCTCGATGCGCAGCGCCTGGAAGGTGCGCTTGGCGGGGTTGCCACCGGTGCGGCGGGCGGGGGCCGGGATGGAGTCGCGCACCAGGTCGACCAGGCGCAGCGTGCCGCTGAACGGCTCACGGGCCCGCTCGCGCACCACGTTGTCGGCGATGCGCCGGGCGAACTTCTCCTCGCCGTAGACGTGCAGCACGCGCGACAGGTCGCGCGCGTCGTAGGTGTTGAGGACGTCGGCGGCGGTCAGGCCCGAGGTGGGGTCCATCCGCATGTCGAGCGGGGCGTCGCGGGCGTAGGAGAAGCCGCGGTCCACCTCGTCCAGCTGCAGGGAGCTGACGCCGAGGTCCATGAGCACCCCGTGCACCTCGCGAACGCGCAGGTCGGCGAGGACGTCGGGCAGCTCGTCGTAGACGGCGCGGACGAGCGTGGCGCGCTCGCCGAACCGCTCCAGGCGGGCGCCGGCGATGGCCAGGGCCTGGGGGTCCCTGTCGATGGCCACGAGGCGTGCGGCCGGCAGGCGCTCCAGCAGCGCCTCGCTGTGGCCGCCCATCCCGAGGGTGGTGTCGACGACGACGGGCGCGGTGCCGTCCGGGCGCGGCTGCAGGGCCGGGGCAAGCAGGTCGACGCAGCGGTCGAGCAGGACGGGCACGTGCCGCTCGCCCGGGGACCGGTGCTCGCGCTCGGCGGGGTCGGGAGCGGGCAGGGCGTCGTCCACGTGCGCTCCTCCCGTCGGCGGCTGGGGTCAGGCTCGGGTCCGGCTCGGATCAGCAGGTGCTGACGCTACTGATGGGACGATTGTGACTCAAGTGACGAGCCAGGCAGCGCCCCACCCATCGTGCACGCCCGACGGGCTCTCGCGGGCACATCCGGCCCGGCACGCCGCACGGCCAGGTCCCCATCCGCTCCGACGGGCCGGGGAAGTGGCCCGCGCGGCCTGACACCGGGGAAGGTGCGTCAGGACGCGAGGAGCGGCTGGAGGCCTGGCCGTGCGGGGTCCCGCAGACCGGCTGCCGCGAGCGCCGTCGACGGGCGCCTCAGCGGCGGCCCGCAGACGGCTCGCCGGCGCTCACAGCAGCCCCGGCAGGTCGTCGAGGGTCACGAGGTCGTAGCCGGACTCCGCCTGCGCGAAGCGCTCGCGCCACGCCGCCTCGTCCCAGACCTCCAGCCGCTCGCCGGCGCCCACCACGGCCACCTCGCGGTCCAGGCCCGCGAAGGAGCGCAGCACCGGGGGCACCGTGAAGCGGCCCTGCTTGTCCAGCTCCTCCTCCGAGGCGCCGGCCAGCATGACGCGCAGGTAGTCCCGCACGGCGGGGTTGGTGGCGGTGGCCGCCCTCAGCTCCGCGTAGCGCCGCTCGAAGTCCGCCCTGGGGTAGGCGTGCAGGCAGGGCCCCTGGCCGCGGGTCAGGTAGAAGCCCCCGGCCAGCGCCTCGCGGTAGCGCGAGGGGACGAGAAGGCGCCCCTTGTCGTCCAGGCGCGGGGTGTGCGTGCCGACGAACACGGGCCGGCACCTCCCCCGTTCGGGAGCGTGGCCGTCCCCCGCTCCGCATGGCTCCACGTTACTCCACTCCGCTCCACCGACGGGGCGTCTCGCCCCACCCGGCACCGTCCGTGCGGGCCCCCTCCGCGCGGGCTGGGCGCGGGCCGGGGAGGGGGTGATCGGCTGTGGACTGCGGTGGTCAGGGCTGTGACGTACGGTTCGACCGTGTCGATCCCCCTCCCGTGGGGCGTGCGCGATGCCGACGGAGGCATCGCGGACGTCCGAGACGTCCTGGGCCGCATCCGCGAGGCGGTCGAGACGGTCGTCGAGGGCAAGGACGACGTCGTGCGCACCGCCCTCGTCGTGCTGCTCGCCGAGGGCCACCTCCTCGTGGAGGACGTGCCCGGCGTCGGCAAGACGATGCTGGCCAAGGCCCTGGCCCGCGCCACCGGCGTCACCGTGCGCCGCGTGCAGTTCACGCCCGACCTGCTGCCCAGCGACCTGACCGGTGTCAGCGTCTACGACACCGAGCAGCGCCGCTTCGAGTTCAAGCCCGGGCCGGTGTTCGCCCACGTCGTCGTCGGCGACGAGATCAACCGCGCCTCCCCCAAGACGCAGTCGGCGCTGCTGGAGTGCATGGGCGAGCGGCAGGTGACGGTGGACGGCACCACCCACACCC
This genomic stretch from Quadrisphaera sp. RL12-1S harbors:
- the rsmH gene encoding 16S rRNA (cytosine(1402)-N(4))-methyltransferase RsmH, with translation MDDALPAPDPAEREHRSPGERHVPVLLDRCVDLLAPALQPRPDGTAPVVVDTTLGMGGHSEALLERLPAARLVAIDRDPQALAIAGARLERFGERATLVRAVYDELPDVLADLRVREVHGVLMDLGVSSLQLDEVDRGFSYARDAPLDMRMDPTSGLTAADVLNTYDARDLSRVLHVYGEEKFARRIADNVVRERAREPFSGTLRLVDLVRDSIPAPARRTGGNPAKRTFQALRIEVNRELDALRGAVPAALDALAVGGRLVVMSYQSLEDRIVKQTLAVATTSTAPPGLPFEPPEHAPRFQLLTRGAERADEAELAANPRSAPVRLRAAERVRPGRVPAPGGRA
- a CDS encoding FtsB family cell division protein; the encoded protein is MTPSTGTTTTTTTTAAQREGGRVPHAPRPPRGVRRPVARAARPAARTGTRAATRAAAPLAPRAGRGRARTVVLCGAVLVASLLVALWTNIALSGGSYAEQRLQAQQTQLAEQEQALTEHLQQVSSPGAVDQRARQLGLVKAPRRAWLVLQAPQPQAVVGSPTAAPTPTPSDPSADPSSTDGSSTATSTPSSSAAAAEQGALDTDGSATDPSAGTPTATATPTGPAASAPAGPSAGAAASARTRSGAAPTASTTAGRTP
- the mraZ gene encoding division/cell wall cluster transcriptional repressor MraZ encodes the protein MFVGTHTPRLDDKGRLLVPSRYREALAGGFYLTRGQGPCLHAYPRADFERRYAELRAATATNPAVRDYLRVMLAGASEEELDKQGRFTVPPVLRSFAGLDREVAVVGAGERLEVWDEAAWRERFAQAESGYDLVTLDDLPGLL